A segment of the Gossypium hirsutum isolate 1008001.06 chromosome D10, Gossypium_hirsutum_v2.1, whole genome shotgun sequence genome:
cacgtaaaaatctgtattctttatttttatttattttttctttgcgatatattgtcattaccaacattctatttttacaaGTTGTTTAAACAAGAGTTGAGATAGAAAGTTGGGACAATGATATTTTGCAAATAGAGTAAAGCAAGGAGAACACAGGATGTTTGTCAATATAGTTTGGATTCATTGATCTTTATCTTTGTGGAACTTCGCTCAaagaatgattttatttaataattcactcaaaaaaaattattagcttAAACGCAATCTATCTTCGCAATGAAAGATAATTGCAACCATGATAATTTCAATCCCAAAATTGAACTCAATTTGTTACAATTACTCTCTAAAAAACCTTATAATACAAACAATGCCTAAGGGTGCAAAAATACTAAATCGAAtcatgaaacaaagtcaaagTTTTCAACAATTATCAAAGCAATATTTATtccaaagaaacaaaaaaaaatgccaacaaaaaagaattgaaagtacttCCCGATAGGCATAACTCGCTAAAAGAAGAAACAAATCAGGGGCTAAATGAATTCCAAGTTATTGAGCTCGCCGGAGGATTCAAACTTAGGTCATACTTTAATCATTTGTTACTATTATAATATCAGAActataatatttgaaaaataaaataaaaatttaaatcacaTGCAGCTTAAAAGGATTCAGCTTTGCTATCCATTACAGACTCATAAATAAACTAAACAAAACCTCACAAAAATTTGTTGGTTGGTCCATTTACAAAACTGTAACGATACATTGAGGAATGGTAGTCTCAAAAGTAACTAGACTGAAATTGTAAGAGTTCAAGCTGGGCCAACAATTTTGCAGTCGTTGATTTTAGCCTGGGATCACCCTTTTGAGCTAAATCAATTAGCACCACTTGCGCTGATTCCCCATACTTCACTCTAAGTTCCTCTACTCCGAATACCCTTTCCAATATCCAAAGCGCTTTTTCCTGAGCCTTCACACTTGCGGTTTCCATGATTTTGATAATCGCTTCCACGCCTGCGTTTTTAGCAATGTAATCGCTTCCGTTTTCCCAGATTTCGTCTTGCAATAGCATTGCCATTGCATTCAGAACCGCTTCATCAGCTTCCCTTTCCTTGCCTTCCAGGATTTGTATCAATGGTGGGATTGCACCCGCTTTCACCAAACAAAACGTGTTGTTAACAATGCAGTACCCGTCGTGGACGTTGCAGAACGCTGCTGCAGATGGAGGGACGTAGAACCAacttttctttttcgatttccgAAGTGATACCGAGTTCTGTGATAGCTGCGCGAGTGCGGCCGCGGCTCGGCATTTTGCTACTAATGATCCGCAAGATAGCAGCTTGACGAGCAATGGGATCGCCTCGTTTTGTGCTGCGAGAAGCTGTAGTTTTTTATCTGAAGGAACCGTGAATCGAATAAGTACACCCGCAACACCTTCTGCTAACGAATTCGATATCATTGAAGGGCTTGAATTCATCATGGATATCAAAATTGGTAGCAGATTTGATTTCTTAAGAACTTCAGTCGCTTTCTTATTGCTGATTGGTATGTTGCTCAGTATGCCAACTGCAGCAGCCTTATCAGTCTCCAATGGTGATGATGAGATAATGTTAACAATGGTGTTCAAATGGCTTTCTCCGAGCTGTTCGGTCAATTCTTCCGGTAAATGTTGCGAGAGAGTGTAAAGCAAATCCAATGCGCCGGTCCTGATTTTCATGTTGCTTTCTGTTAGAAATGGTAGAAGAAGATGAATCACACCGTTTTCCTTCATTTTACTTCTAACTTTCGATGCATTAGGATGGCCTGCAATGCTATTCAGTGCTTGCAGAAGGTGACATTGAATTATAGGACTTGAGAGGTTTAAAAGGGAGAGCATTTGCTGTGCTACATCTTGATTAACAAGAATTGATTCTGACTTTGCAATTCGTGCAAGAATTGCTGAAGCTGGCTCCCGGAGAGTCATGAGCACGGATGTTACAGAGAAAAGGAGCTGAAGCAGAGATACCACTATACCGGAATTGATCAACCGTTGTACATTTTCCGACAAATTCGACAAATTTTGCAATGCATTCAGTGCAGATAACTTCGCTTCAAGCTTTCTGGCATTGAACATCTTTACGAGAGGCTCGACCGCTCCATCTTCTCCAAGGGAAGCTCTACTTTGATCTGTTAGCTCCATTCTCGATAACGCAGTTGCCATGAGGATCTTACTCATGTCGGAGCCTGGCAAGACATTAGAATTTACTATACATTCTAATATCAACAATCAAATGCAGCAAATAAAGGGCATTTTTGTGTTACCTTCCTTCAAGTAGTGCACTAACGGTTTGAAAGAACCGGCTTCGGCCATATGAAGCGCATTCTGCGTATTGCTCGACAACGCATTTAACAACTTCCCTGCATTGCTTGAAGCAATTGGATCGTCGCCATTAAGCAGTGTAACTAACATAACAATGCATCCCTGAATTCGACCAAGCCGTCTCCAAACTGCTTGAAGGTCTGATAGATCAAGCAACAGCCCTACAGCTTCCCTCCTCTCTTCCGTATCTCGTGTCAACGATTTCACCAATGCCAATAACGATGCTGCATCTGCCATCTTCTCCTGTTAACTAGCATACAGTGTAAGACAGACTAACAAGTAAATATTCAACTGAAAATATCAaggcaaataaaaaaattagttcacCTTGTTTTCGGAATTTTCGGAAGCAAGTTTTTGCAATATCCGAAGAATGATCAACCGGTTGTTCGGCTTACATGAACTCAACCTATTCACTAGAATGAGAACAATGCCTCCTTCATTTATCCATTCATTCGTAATCAATCCTTGCCTAATCGACTCGTTAAACCACAAAAGCGCGAAATTGAACTCTTCATCATTGCCATACTTGAGTTGCAAGATGACATCGTCGATAGTAAGATTTGATCTTTCCTCTATGATTTCAGTTCTTTCTTCCTCAATTTCTGTCTCTGATGCATTGGCAGTGACAAACTCATATCCATGGCTTGGACTAGGAGGCCGACTCGGGCTCGGACTCGGTCCCAGACTTGGACTAGAACTCGGAGTTAAGCTTCCATTGAACCTGACATTCATGAATTCCTTATGCAATGCACtgatcttttctttcatttccagATGAAGATCAATGCTAGCAAACAACACGAGGCCTAAGGATCTCCCAAGATCTTGTGTCACATTTTCAATCCATGTATTCGGTTGCTTTGAATCAGGGCTTTTGATCAAAGTCTTCACACGCTGAAGCTCTTTCTCGATCGATTCAATCGCTTTTCGGATCGTTCTCGTGTCCATAACATCTTTGTTATCCTTTATATCACTCAAAATTATACCAAGTTTATTGAGAAGACATGAGAATTCAATGAATAATCCCTTCTCTGAGTCTTTAGCAATTGAGGACACCTCTTCTACTGAGGCTACTAGCTCGGATATAAGTTCAGGGAAGGCTCTGGAATcagtttttttcattttcaaggaccgggtttaaaaaaaaaaacaaagatgtCAATGAATTtccagagaaaaagaaaaggttttccAGGAAAAAACATAGGATTTTCCGAGAAAGAAAACCGAGGATTTTCCAGGGTCTAAAAAGAGGTCAAACAAGAGCAGGGTTTTGTAGACTCAGAATCAAAAAGAAACTTTACAAACTTCAAATATCTTATATcactaaaaatttaacaaattagcacaaaaaataattcaatgaatgaaaaaagaacaaagggaagaaaaaaaaagggaaacagAGGATTTTCCCAGAGTTCTAAACAGAGGTCAAACAGGAACAGGGGCTGCAAATTCAGAAATAACAGGAACTTTTACATGCTTCAAAGATCTTATACATGGAAATTTACAAACAAATTTAGATTTATATACACACAAAAAAGTGTAACTAATTAAGGGTGAAGAAAAGAGAAGGAACTTAACCTGAAGATTGGAAGACAAAAAGAGTGAGAAAAAAGACTAAGAAGTTGAATCTTAATTCCAGTGTTAGAAATAGAGGAcattaaaagatgaaaatgttGGGGATGGAAGGTTGTAATTTGGAGTTATGTGGAGAAGAGTATCTTCCTTGGCAATGTCAGTGTCAGCTGGCTATTGACCTTTTTATCTGCCTTATTTATTACTAAATCTTAtgcttcaattttattttgagaAGACCaagtcaaaataaataaattatttaaaattaatttcatatgtatttttatttttaaaaacatgattataaataagttaaaatatgttCTACTTGTTATATATTTgaagttttaagaaaatttaattattttatttttcaaatttcatcatgtcattattattattattttaggtaaAATCAAATTCATTTAAACTGATCCAAGCCAGCAGGCTTACTTAATACACCTTTTCTTTAGTCTCCTCGTTATTGCCTAGTTGAACCAATTTATTAACATTAACAATACCCAACAAATACAATCAAAGTAGTTTGCTTTCAATAAAGTCACTTTAGCCAAAGCATGAGTTGCTTTGTTAGTATCCCTACGTATCCAATAGACAAATAAAGATTAAAACCTAGAAATAATGTGTTGACAATTCAATAATAATTTCCTAGAGTAAAAAGAATCCAACATACTAGAAGAAAAAGTTTACCATAGTCGTTTATCAATTTTAAGAATAATGTCATTTATACGAATAGAACGAAACTATGAAAGAGCCTCACGAGAAGGATTGACCTTATTACACCGCACAAACTCTCCAATCTCAATACGCTCAATCGAGGCCTGCCCTATACACACTCTATCGACAAAGAGTGTACcatcaaaattacattttttgctTACCCCTCAAAGACCGTCTTCAATAGCCATTGTCACCTCACCCACTCTTCCAGATACCAATTGAGAAGCATGTATCACTCTCCTACCCATCCTTGCAAGAACTCATCCACATCATGAATAAGCTGATCTGCAGTCAAGACTTTCTACCATACAGTCACATTTCTGCAAAACCAAATGCCTCGTAGCATGCCCAAAATTTGCCTCATTTTTTCAACTTGTTGCTTAAGTAACACACAAGAGATAAATTCCCCCACCAAACTCAAAGCTGGCACAATACCCATCTCCTGCCAAACTGTAATCACAAACAAACAATGGGAAAAAAAGGTCTAAATCCTCTTTGGCTTGTCAGCATCTATTAgaagttgtgtgacccaaattgcTGTTAAAACAAAATACAAGTGGCAAGTTAGGGGGATCTATGGTACAGGCTACACAAGTAAAATTTGAATAGAAGGTTACTCCTTCTATTTAATGTTGATTACAATAACGTGTTTTAATCTTACTGTATTACttttatttgactttgattagaataaggtttttaaacctataaatagacgtaatcgactctcctcttgtatcattcgaattcgacatagtgaatttccTTCTCCTTTACCCATGGTTTTTTCCCTAGAGGGTTTCTACGTAAAATTTTGTgtgttcttttctctctttctttgtgattcattgtcattatcgacattcaattttcacaatatcTATAACAAATCGGGTCAATAATTACACAATGGGATAGAAGCTTACTTTTACATGGAACAAAACCCTATAATAAGAGACTCACTCCAACCTTGCTTACTAAGCAAAGCCAAGTCAAATTGGTACAAATGATGGAATCCCATATTGCCATACTTCTTCGAAACACAAAGCTTATCCTAAGAAGCCCAATGAATTCTCTTTCAATCTCCATTAGAATCCCACCAAAAAGAGTTCATCATCTTCTGTAAGTCATCATAAGAATTGGGGGAAGTAGAAAAACACTCATATTATAAACTGGAAAAGCTTGAGCAACCGTTTTGAGCATCACTTCCTTCCTAGCCATTGGAGAGAAATTTATTCTTCCAACTAAGAATACGTTTACTCAATCATTCTTTAATAACACAAACACCTATTTTCTCATTGGCAAACTTAAGTATTTGTCATGGTTGAGAGGTGAAGTAACACCAACAACATTACAAATAGTGTGTCAAGCATCTCGCTTGGTGTTTGAATTGAACATAATACCTTATGTCAGGAAGTTAATAGCTTGTCCAAAAGTCGTCTCATATTGTCGCAGCACATCTTTTACTTTAACAACTTCTGATTTGCTAGCTCGAGAAAAGAAAAAGCTATCTTCAATAAACATTCAATGAGAAATCATCCAACTCCCTTGGTAAATAGCAAGACCATGTAAATCACCACTCCTCTATCCCTTTTCCAATAAATAACTTAAGTCCTCGGTGCACAAAATAAACAGGTATGGTGAAACCGGGTCCCCTTGCTTGTGAATCAATGTGTTCTATAATAAACCTTAGAAAGGTCCTTTCAATTCTTTCATAAGCtttattgatactaatctttagtGTGACTTCACCCATAGATCCatggttttttatttttcatattactTTTTCTTTGAAAGGGAAAATGGTGTAGTAGCCCAATTTTGTCCGGCccaatacaaataaataaacctaaacaaagacaaaataaaaacaaaataaataaagcccAATTTATCTTAACCCAAATTAGAAGCCCAAATCAACACAAACCCTAAAAggcccaaaacaaaaaaaaatgacagAAACCTAGTCCCCTAAGGTTATCCGTGCCGTAGCTTCCGCCTCGTCAGCGAACTCGTTGCCCAAGGTTTGACACCTCGTTTGCCCTTTCACCGAAATGGCAAGGCACGGCTCCCCAACGTCGTTGACCTTGCCATAGATACATCCAAAGAAAGAACGAAAGAGGACAGAgagtaaaaatagtaaaaatggcagaaacaacaaaaaaagaatacaaaattaaatgttatgtaatatatttggctataaaagccatgatAACCGCATGTATTTTTTACACACGAAGAGCAATCAAAACAGAATacaagaaaaaaaacaaacagaTTCAAAAGGTAGTCCATTTactcaatatttattttctcaaaaataaataaaaaaagaaatacaataaaaatagaattttggaAGTTCTTACCGATCTCGCTATGCTTTCGTTGTGGGTGGGGAAGGTTGTCATCCTCGAGTAAAGACGACCTCTTTTCGACGTGAAAGGCCCTTGATTTCCTATGGATTTGCCTGGGCTCCGTCGGAGGAGAGGGCGTGAGGGGTACGCGTTCAAAAGAGCGGTTGAAAGTTGtttcttttttgggtttttttttaaaaaaaatagaaggcgCCACCTTTAGATCTAGGTTTTGGGAATCAAAGAGGctaaaaaaggtacaattttcATAACTACGGTCACCGGAGGCGACATTCGCCGTTGTTGATGATCGGTGGCCATGGCGGGGCGCCAATGGCTCTGTGGCCGGACATGGAaagtttttgagagaaaaaatgggctcaatttttttaaaaaaaaatcgaatctggaatgaaatttttaaattttttttacttatataggcATTAccaaacgacgtcattttggctAGGTTTCAGAGGtcccaaaacggcgtcattttagGCTTGACCCGCCAACCTGATTCGATCCCCTAGGATTCACGTGTTTTCGTGGAAAGGGTCTATTTATGACCCTGGTCCTTTTgccttttaagttattttaatcaggtcttaatttcactatttttttctttttagaaattaTGCCATTCAATTTGGGTTCGCCTTCAGTTTGGTCCTTAGACCGCTGATCCCTCGGGGAATAGTGCGTGTACTGTTTTTGGATTAATTGTCCTCGGAGTCCCTGAACTTTTGCATagcattttaatttagtcctttatatcattttttaaaaaaatttagacagTAGATTTCATTagactttcaatttagtcctttatttcccctttctttatttattttgtgatttataatttaatttccgcttaaatttcaatttaatccctcattTGGTTAATTTTGCCTCTTTATTTACTATGCCATTTATTTTAACACTTAAAATTTATGTCATTtacatttccttttatttatacattttatttttattttactcttgttattattgttatcattattttatttattcatattattattatgataataattatgatatgattagtgctattattgttataaatcaaTATTCTTATTACTATTATAGTTGCATTATCATTACTCACTAgcataacatttttattttatcttttatcttatttatttatttattttttcatttatttatttacctatcattttaatatcatcatttcattttttttacccGTTACTATGTTACTTTATTGTGCTAATGTTCATGCCGTGTATCGTGTTAAAACATATTCATCCATTTTATTACTAGGCCTAGATAATTTAAAAAGCATATCGTTAAAAGGTTGCATTCGTTTTACCTAATGAATAGGAAATATTTGAAAACCAAtgcaatgttcattattttttggAATTAGAGGAGTCGTGCTCCTAACTTACGGAGTATGGTCTTTTTCTAAAACCGAAATAATTGAAtatccattttaaaaataaaaaaaatgagatttaaGTAATGATCAAATTGTGATTATTCTTGTTTTCGAGGATTTAAAGCATAATGTCCTAACTTACGGAGCATgatcttttcttctttgattAACTTGAAATAGGGCCTTTAcgtgaaaattaatttagttaagcaatattttaatcaaaaaaatcatgcaaagagggatcatattttaattttattcaaattttcaattttcgacatcaaaacatcaagtaaccaactaggtaccaattttgggcgttatgagggtgctaatccttcctcatacgtaaccgactcctgaacccacattcttggatttcgtaggctaaaaattattgttttagtaaaatcTAATCATCTTAAAAGATGATTAGATTTTAAGGTGACCCGATTacacctaataaaaaggattggcggcgactccattttcgtttttaaaataaaagtcgatTTAAAGAAAAAAGGTTTCCACAAATGGGACCAATTCAACTAAACCGTAGGGATTGTAACAATTGGGtgcaattttgaataaaaaattaaatcaaattaaatacaataatataaacaacaaaataaactatttaaattattatatttaacttttattcaaaataatataccAATGgaacaaaattcaataaaaattgaacCATAACAAAGTTGAACtaagtttaataaaattaaatcaaca
Coding sequences within it:
- the LOC107916311 gene encoding U-box domain-containing protein 44, coding for MKKTDSRAFPELISELVASVEEVSSIAKDSEKGLFIEFSCLLNKLGIILSDIKDNKDVMDTRTIRKAIESIEKELQRVKTLIKSPDSKQPNTWIENVTQDLGRSLGLVLFASIDLHLEMKEKISALHKEFMNVRFNGSLTPSSSPSLGPSPSPSRPPSPSHGYEFVTANASETEIEEERTEIIEERSNLTIDDVILQLKYGNDEEFNFALLWFNESIRQGLITNEWINEGGIVLILVNRLSSCKPNNRLIILRILQKLASENSENKEKMADAASLLALVKSLTRDTEERREAVGLLLDLSDLQAVWRRLGRIQGCIVMLVTLLNGDDPIASSNAGKLLNALSSNTQNALHMAEAGSFKPLVHYLKEGSDMSKILMATALSRMELTDQSRASLGEDGAVEPLVKMFNARKLEAKLSALNALQNLSNLSENVQRLINSGIVVSLLQLLFSVTSVLMTLREPASAILARIAKSESILVNQDVAQQMLSLLNLSSPIIQCHLLQALNSIAGHPNASKVRSKMKENGVIHLLLPFLTESNMKIRTGALDLLYTLSQHLPEELTEQLGESHLNTIVNIISSSPLETDKAAAVGILSNIPISNKKATEVLKKSNLLPILISMMNSSPSMISNSLAEGVAGVLIRFTVPSDKKLQLLAAQNEAIPLLVKLLSCGSLVAKCRAAAALAQLSQNSVSLRKSKKKSWFYVPPSAAAFCNVHDGYCIVNNTFCLVKAGAIPPLIQILEGKEREADEAVLNAMAMLLQDEIWENGSDYIAKNAGVEAIIKIMETASVKAQEKALWILERVFGVEELRVKYGESAQVVLIDLAQKGDPRLKSTTAKLLAQLELLQFQSSYF